The Buteo buteo chromosome Z, bButBut1.hap1.1, whole genome shotgun sequence region GTGGAGGTCTCTGAATACAGTTGAATACAGTTATCTCAAACTTTCTTCAACAGCCCATTAGGGGACACCTTTCTCAGAGCAGGCTCTTCTGTGATGCCATGCGTATCTACTCTGAGTCAGTCTAAGTGTAATGGGGCTGCTAAAGAGAGGATGGTTGTGCTCTGCCCATTCACCgtttctctctccccctgcaCAAGCAGCTGCACACGTGTGccctctgcagcccaggaaCCCCTCTTCAGAGGTGGTAGAGGAGAATTGTTACCAGTATCTTAAAACTATTGGGATGATCAAAAGTTCACGGGGGCCATTGGTTTGTTGGGACCAGGCACTGTGTGATGCTGTTTACCTGACAGTATGTAATATGTGCTGCCTCTCATTATTGCCTGACGCATACCAAAAGGGGAATTTTGAAGTTAAGGCAGCCTGGAACACCGAAGCTGCCTGTCTTGGGTCATGTGAGATCACATAATGCCTCTTAGTGTTTCTGATTCAggtcttggctttttttttttttttccgaacAGTGCTTCACCGATCACATACAGAAGGAATTGAACCTGTTTCCACCCGACAAAAGGAAAGATGTTGTCATCCTCTTCTCGGCTCACTCGCTGCCCATGTCTGTGAGTTATGTCAGATCGTTTCTGTCATTGTTAGACCAGAGTCACACTGGTTGGGCTGAATGGAAGGGTATGTGGCTCTCACACCCATGCAGTAGGGCCGCAGTTGTGGAAGTGCCAGGCaaatataaaagagaaatagGAAGGTGAGTTAGTGAGTTGCAGGTGGAAGCCTGAAGCGGGGCTGAAGGCGAGGCACATGAGCTGTGGTTACTCTCCTGCATGCTTACTCAGATCTGTGCAGTTGGCCACCCTTGAAGATGGGGCGCTGGGTTAGGTCAGACTCAGTATGGCTGCTTTCACGGCCTCACAAATGTGCCAGCTCAAACCTGGATAGTAATGAGGGGGAAAATTTGGTTATTTTCTCACCTCTAGAAAGCAGTAATAGTACTTCCCTTGAAGGAGTGAAAGTAAAATCTTTGCAGCGTTGCAATAAATTACTTGATCCTCTGTCAGCAACCAGCAACTGCAGTGAAATGGctctcaaataatttttcaaaaatgcagTGCTGTTACTGAAATGTAACTTTATCTACATGTGATGATAGAAGAATTTATCTTTTATcatgggaaggaggaggagtaGATGTTCAGGTAAAGCAGCTTCATCATGGGTTTTGCTGGGCAagaatgcagtttttctttcctgttttggaTGAGCCAGGCACTTGATACAGACCGTCCTGGGCACAGCCACATCACAGGCAGCATGCTCACCTTCCCCAGTATTTAGGTGGTCTTTGCCCAGACACGttcactggaagaaaaaggtcTGGTGTTTCTGTGTTGAAGGTGGTGAACCGTGGTGATCCATATCCTCAAGAAGTGGGAGCTACTGTCCAGAGAGTCATGGAGAAGCTGAACTACTCCAACCCTTACAGGCTTGTGTGGCAGTCCAAGGTATGTGCTCAGGGAAGCTGTAAAGCCACCTGCCACTGTAAAGCTTTTCAGGTGATGGAGTTTATGATCTTCCAGCTTAAGAAGATCATAACCTCAGtgcctttttcctgttttcagcaAGTATTTCTGCTTGAACAGAATTCCCATCTATTACTCAAATTCAGTCTTTCCAGATACTCTTTATCCACagtttcttgcctttttttgtatATTGCATCTTTTTAACATAGATTTTTGATGTGTCTGTTAGAAAACCTATGATCTCAGAACATCGAGTTTGGCATTTATCATTCCCTGTCAGAAGGAAGAATTGAGCACTCTCTGGATTTTTAAGGTGTTGCCTTTTGAGGATCTCTGAGCAATTTTTCCAAAGTCATCACTGTGATACAGGCATTCTTAATAATGATACGAGCCTAATCCAAACAGGCTTCATTATTCTTGACGAAGACTGCTTGCATTACTTTGTACTTATTATTACTACTGCAAATAGCAAGGAACATCAGTTTTGTCAGAATTATGTAGTACAAGTAACCTTATGTCTCAGGGTCATTATACCTATTGCCATTGTTGTCTTGTTCTTAAAGTTGCATATTATGGTACATCAGCACCAAATACTTCATGGATAGTAGAGAGGTAAGGACAGTTTGCCACAGAGCGCTAACTTTAAGAGGCAGATAAACCCTGTGCAGTAGTGGTTAGGGTTTTAGTGAACTGAAAACAGTAgatctttatttaaattttcatttattttaatgagagTCTCATTTAGGCCAGCCCAGGTTCTGTTTCTTTGTGATTTAAATGGCTGGACAGTATGtcttcataaaaaaatttaaaggagaAAGTGAGAGGTACTATCAAAAGCAGGGAAATACAAATAACTGGCTCCATCTTAAACATAATCTTGTCTGTGTTGTCCTGCTTAAGAAAACGTGGGTGTTCTTTCTAAGCATGATTTaatgagggatttttttctttttcttttttttttttttatttccctcccccttttcttACAGGTTGGACCAATGCCTTGGCTTGGTCCACAGACAGATGAGACCATTAAAGGACTGTgccaaagaggaaagaagaacaTGTTGTTGGTCCCAATAGCATTTACAAGTGACCACATTGAAACACTTTATGAACTGGATATTGAGTATGCCCAAGTTTTAGCGAATGAGGTAAATGTTTTATAGTTCTTATAACTGTTTGGATAGTGGTACCCCAAaattacatttcctgttttgaaATTTGCTTTGTAGTTGCTTTTTGCAATATGATCTGgggcaaatttaatttttctgtaaattgaaaattaatctGAACTGGCATAACTCAAATGAATTTTTAGCAACACAAAACAGGTGGGAATTTATCTTTCTAGATTTAACTTTTGAAGCCGCTACTATCCTTACTAAAAAAGGATCATTGATTTATGGCAGCAAAGCGAAATGTTGCATCGTagttatttttgttgtattGAAAAATATGGTATTACACTTAATTCTGTCATTTTGGGGCAACTTCTGaaagaagtagaaaagaagATTTTGAAGGCTTAACTAGTGAAGGATCTAGCAGACTTAACGACTTCTCTCCTTATTTTTGATTCAGTGTGGAGTTGAAAATATCAGAAGAGCAGAGTCTCTTAATGGAAATCCACTGTTCTCCAAGGTATCTTCTTTGTTGCAATGGTTGTAAAAGTTTGCAGTTGTGTGTTTCCCACTAGATTATGGATGTCTTCTTGTAGTTTTAAAGTATTCTGAGTTTAAGAGTGAAAATGGAAAGCCCCGTACTTAATCTGTATACCAcgaagtgttttcttttaccaCAGTTTGTGGGttctctctgggttttttttgtttgttttttttttttttttaaaaaaagaagttcagAAGTTTGGtttgacaaaaaagaaaaacagttttgtatTCATTTGTAGTAgtcttttaatgaaatatttttcttaagataTTATGCCAATGCAGTTTTAAAGCAGGATTTTCTGCTGAAGTAAAGGGGGCTGGTGCTTAAAAAGTGTAGTCTGATGGATACACAATTTGGCAATCTCACTAGTCAGTGTGACAtgttaaagcatttttttattttatgcagcTAGGTTTGCtcacttctgatttttaattaactgtCTTTCAGGCTCTGGCAGACTTGGTCTGTTCACATATCCAGTCGAATGAAGTCTGCTCTAGGCAGTTAACTCTCTGCTGTCCGCTCTGTGTAAATCCTGTCTGCAGGGAGACAAAAGCCTTCTTCACTAATCAACAGCTGTGATGGGTGTCTAGGAGAGCACCACTGGATTATGCAGGAAAATTGCCCTGGTGAAGcagagcaaaggaaagaaaccgCTTGACCAAACTCTCCTCCGTTACATACTTGCAGGCTGGTAGTCTCAGTGGTGTTAACCTCATGTAACAGTGAGGAgaacttgactttttttttgttgttgttttattttttcttacgTTTTCTTTGTTTGAGAAGAGTTTGTAGAAAGCAGGGAAATAAGGGCGTTTATCCTGTGAGATGTGAAAAGATCTCGTTTCATCTGATTCTGATTGGACTTAGCATGAGCCCATAAGTATGCactgaaaaacttaaaaaactTTTCTACAAATTAGTTTCTATTTCCTATGCAGGGATTTATTTGTATGCAGTTTTGTCATGAGTGCATTAATTTCAGCTTTCCAAGTCAAGCATACAATTATTTGTTTTGATTATGCTTAAGGTACAGTATAACCAGCATAGTCAACAATTGTCTCTTCtgagagtgatttttttcagatgggtTTGAAGATCAAGTGACttctaatgctttttaaataacatgtatattttttttttagagcataAAGATaaggctttgttttggtttgttttttttctcctgccagAAACTTCTGGTGAAGCTTAGCTGGGATAGTAGAACGCACAagatttgtttacattttctagaaaaaacaCTCTCGTTATCTGCAGGAAAGCCTCAGCAGTTAAAGAgcataaaatgaaaggaataaGCCTGCTTGGGTGATGTGGAAGAATATGCTCAATTGAAACAAATTGTATGTTTCAAATCCAGCAGCTATCAGCAGCATGTATGGAAACATGTTCGTTTATCTTTTAagcaaaatggctttttaaaatcactatTAAAAAGGGCTTTCCCTGTTTGGCTACATAAATTTAGGAAGTCAGGCTTGCTCTCCAGAAGGTTTATAGATCTGCTCTGTGCTATCTACTGTGCCACAGTGCTGTGGTTTTTGTGGGGTACCTATG contains the following coding sequences:
- the FECH gene encoding ferrochelatase, mitochondrial isoform X2; protein product: MLNMGGPERLDDVHDFLLRLFLDRDLMTLPAQNKLAPLIAKRRTPKIQEQYSRIGGGSPIKKWTAVQGEGMVKLLDSMSPRTAPHKYYIGFRYVHPLTEEAIEEMEKDGIERAIAFTQYPQYSCSTTGSSLNAIYRYYNKKGEKPKMKWSIIDRWPTHPLLIQCFTDHIQKELNLFPPDKRKDVVILFSAHSLPMSVVNRGDPYPQEVGATVQRVMEKLNYSNPYRLVWQSKVGPMPWLGPQTDETIKGLCQRGKKNMLLVPIAFTSDHIETLYELDIEYAQVLANECGVENIRRAESLNGNPLFSKALADLVCSHIQSNEVCSRQLTLCCPLCVNPVCRETKAFFTNQQL